The window GCTCGTGAcgaatgtggtggtggtggatgggaCTCCCGGCAGTGGCATCGATCCAAGCTCGGATCCACTCCATTGCCCAACCATGTTTGTGGGGGATGCATGAAGGACTGGCCTTTCCAACTTTCCGACCATCGTTGAGGTCTTGACTCGTCATTTGAAGGGACTGGGAGTCAAACATGCCTCCCGTCTGGTGGCGATGCGCCGCCGGGGAGCTCGCCTTCTGCCCAGGAATGACAAGGCGGGGCGGTGGCGCCCAGATCTAGCCAGCCCGGGGTGGGCATGGACCTGGCGGCATCCATCAGTCATCGTTGTTAAAGCATGAGCGAGGATGGAGTTGGGGCCATGGATACCAAGGCGATGTCCTTGGTGGTGGGAGCGGCGGTACCCGGGGGCGGGGCACACAACTCGGATGGTGACTGGTTGCTTgggtcgtgtgggcggcgtggcGGCCGGTGTGCGATGGCAGGGGATGGTGCGACGACCATCATTGTGGCCTGATGTATTCCGTCTCGGAGGCGAAGAGGGCTTGCCGGCATGAAAATCCTCTCTAGCTTGGCCCGGCCGACAATGACGGCGCCTATGTGCGTCAtctccttcttgaaggtgtcgtTGCGATTTCTCTTCATCCGTCTTGTTGTTCCGGGGGAAACCTTGATCATTTGATCAGACGGTGGCAGCACTTCAGTGTCGTGTCCTTCCTGAAGACACCTCTTTGAAGCATGTGGTTCGTCGTGCAAGGCTTCGTCTCTTCATTGTGATGGAGGGCTCCAGAGACATCAAGCGGTTTCCAGTAGTTTGCTTGGAGTGTTTTGGGGTTGTGAAGCTTTTGCAATCGCCCTTGTATCTTGCTTGGGTGTGTGTGGTATGTCGAGTTGTTAGTGTTGTTGTGGTGTGTGTTTGTATCGGTTGGTTCAGTGatggttgctttatatataaagttgGGGAAACCTTTTTGGTACAAAGGACGTAGGAGAAACTGCAAGGTGCTCGCACTTACCTCATAGGAGGTAAAAGGATGTATTTATTTAAGGGTACATTTGACTAAGTAAATATGTAATATTACTACTACATAAACAAAAAAATACTGTTGATAGATTAGTGGCCTATCTTTCAAAATAGAGGGGGTTTGTTCATATGGTTTCTGCCAATTACCTTGTTACAAATCAAAATTAGTACACATTTTTGCCAACTAACCTGTGACAAATCATAATTATCTGCCAGTACATGCTGACAAATGATATACAAATCTGCATGGTTATTTATTCTCGCAAAATGGAATTATTTTTTGAGGTAAAAACACCGGGAGTCATAGAACTTGCATAGGACGGTCAGTTTGGcgcataaacttgcaaaatacgttttTCTGGTCATCCAACTTGCACGGACGTTCATATACGGTCATATTTCACGTACGCGAGCGTATCCGTGGCTTACATGGCATTCTCGGGCCCGCTTTCAGCTGCTGTCAGATGATAGATTTGCAGAAAAATCCTTGGCTTTTGTTATTTACATATTAGGCCCCTAAAAATGGAAAAACAAATATAGGGAATGGAGGTGTTTCAAACCCAACACCTGCTCCTAGTAAGCTCGTGTGAACGAACAGACCAATGATTGTTCTTGTCCAAATAACACGACTAACCTTTATATCATATAAACGCCGCCAAAAAATAAATTTGAAAAGAAATGTAACCCGAAAAAGGGAGCACTGTGGCTCAAACATGTGACCTCATGGTCAACGTTACCAAGGTTACCACCAGGCTACAACAACACAACATGTGTAAAAGGGAAAAACATTTTTCTACTTTTACATacacatttaaaaaaaatatacatcagaaacattttcATATATTTTAACATTTTCTAATAGAACATTGTTTTtttaatatatgttttgatgtctacttatacatacacattgtacattttttgcaAATCATCAGAAGAATTTTTATATATTATTAAAAAATTTCCAATAGAAGATATTTTTTCAAATAGATGTTTAGATGTCTAGTTTTACATACACATTGTAGTTTTTTATACTCCAGAAACATTTTTATACACGTTAACCTTTtcaaaatacatgattaacatttctaaacatatatgttttgatgtctttTCTTTTCATACACATTATCCATTTAGGTATACATctaatattttttatacatgtttaatattttttaaaCGTATGATTacattctttcacacacaaatcttTGAAACCTTTTCAAAATACGTGTTAAACATTTTTGCGAAGGTACGAAACAATTTTTACATTGTATAACATTTAAAAATTTCATGAACAGTTTTTCAAAATGCGTGAACATTTTTTCCAATGCAACGTATGTTTTTTTTTAATCAGCAAATATGTTTTACAATGTTCATTTTTTTACAATGTCACGCACCTTTTATTGGTAatacaaatatttttaaaattgtCACAAACACAAGAATATAAGTTGTTTTCGTACGTAGAACAAGAGGAAATAACAACGTGAAAATTGTTTATCCCTTCTGCACATGTTGTGTTGTTGTAGTCTGGTGGTAATCTTACTTAACGTAGACCACGAGGTCACATGTTTGAGGCACAGTGCTCCCATCTTTCGGGTTACATTTCTTTTTAAATTTATTTTCAGCCGCGTTTATATGATATAAAGGTTTGTGCGTGTAATTATAACAAGAACAATAGTCGGCCTATTGGTTGTCACCCGAGATCACTAAGCGCAGGTTGTGGGTTTGCAACCCCCGGCATCCCCTGATTTTACATTTTGTGTTTTGAGCTTTATATGTAAATAAAAAAACCAAGGATTTTTGTGCAAATCTACCATGCGACAGAGGCTGATAGCGGGCCCTAGTCACGCTGGCATGCCACGTAAGCCACGAATACGCCCGCGTACGCGAAATGTGACCGTATATAAACGTCAGTGCAAGTTGAATGACTAgaaacacgtattttgcaagtttatgcaCCAAACTGACCGTCGCGTGCAAGTTCTATGACTCCCGGTGTATTTATAATTAATACTAATAAATAATAATTAAGATTCGATTTCCTTGTACAACAACGCAAAAATGAACATGCTTCTGCCAACTAACTTGTGACAAATCAGAATGTACTTACACAAGTTAGTTGGCACAACGATGTTACCGGTTGCAGGCACAAATTCGTGCTCACCACTGGTATGTAAATTACATATCAGTGGCAGGGAGAGTTTTCTGCCCGTCACTTGTATCATGCTAGATTACCATTGGCAGACGCTAGGTTGCGTCCGCCACTAATGTGACCCCGTCTATAAGCAGTTTCCAACAGTTATATAATATATATACGACCATGTACTCTTCAATCTTTTGACTTTTTTTAGACCCCTCCTCCGCTTTCGCGTATTCTTCATGGTAAACTCTCCAGGGACGGAACCAGGTTTTGGACAAGGACAGGGTGAAGATGACAATGGAAGATCACACAAAGAAAGTCACGGTGTATGTAGCATTCTCGTATTCTAGACATAAGTACACCGTAAATTCTAGTCATCCGTACGGCCAGTATACTACGGTAGAAATGAACATAATTACATGTCTATTGATTTTATTTAAAATAGATTGTGTACTTAACTACCAAAAATATCAAAGGGCGATTAGTTGTTCAGAactaaacttggttttcgtctcttCTTCATGTGTCTACACAAACGTGAGTTTGCAATCGAATAATTTCAATTATAAAATTGGTGAATAATGTTTGTAGCCACTACTTTAATAATTTCTTGCACGACACAACTAGGCATAACTAGGAAAATACGGGAATACATACCTTCATTGCATGGTTGTAGGTGCCGCTCATGCTTCGCCCTTGCAGTTCGAGTCGTCGATTGTTGGGTTGGATTAATCCACTTTGGATCTTCATCTTGAATCTTTGTTAGCTTCAAATTTCAATCTCAAGATTTGGCTGGTTCGACGGAAGGAGGCGCGCATGCGAGAAGAAAGAGGGAGGAGACCACAAAACCAATCTACTTCCGATAGATCAATCACCGCAAAACGAGGGTAACAGTTAACATTCTATTTCCTACCGCAACAATCAAACGAAAAATATGTTTGAGCCAACAACCATGTCAGAAATCAAAATTGGAACCACTCAAATAAAAAATACAGTAAGGTCGTAAAGATAACATTTATTACAATGATTTATATATTACCTTATCTATACCTTCATGATTTGATACCACTCTAATTTATTTACTTATTTGTGAAAGTAAAAAATCCATATTAACCATTAACAACATTTTTATTGTATAATTTGGATTGATTATCGCATGTGTCACATGGTATCATTAACAACATCTTACCtcaatcacaaaaataaataaataagtaaaatcTTACATCGCGGCAGGTAATAGTAATATCTTGGGACGCTCCATTTCATATACtttcctccgttcttaaatatttttctttttaaagatttcaaatggatTACCATATATAgacgtatatagacatattttaaattgtaaattcactcattttgctccgtatgtagtcacttggtgaaatctctagaaagacgaagggAGTAGAAGAATAAAAAACCAACTTTGCTACTATTTAACAAAAATAGGGTGCGAGATATTGTAGGACACATCGGGGCCACCGGTAATCTTCTCGTGGGAGAGATTATGGAAGGACACACTAGGCCCACCAGTTGAATTAAGGGGGCCGGAGAGATTATGGGAGGGTGCAGGCACACGCGGGTGCGTCCTTTGCACCTGACCGACAACGTCCAGCGTGTGAAGCCACACTGCGAAGGAGTCTTCTGTCACGTAGCACCGCCGGACTTTGTCATTGTTCGTAACGAGTACCAAACACTAGTTTTGTGAATCCTTGACAATTCTAATGGGTTCTGTTGGCATTTGTAGATGCCTGTTTACatgactccctccgtccgaaaatacttatcgAAAAAATGTATGTATCTAAGCCTATTTTAGTTTTATATACATTCATTTTTattcatttcttcgacaagtatttctggGCGGGAGTATGTCATGTGGCCACGTACGTACGTGGTGTACTGTCACTGCGTATGTACCAGAATCTGACCCACCTCTCGCTCGCTGCGTCCTCCCTTTGCGTTCACATAATTGTTGGACGTACGATAGCTTTCGCTCCCGAACGATACGCCATCGTTCATTCTGCATGTGCACATACGCTAGGGTAGTATCCTGTCCTATGCACGTATGCACAAGTCTTTCTTTGTTAATTTCTTTTTCATGtcagagttgatacatccatttattAGGCCTACATAATCATTAACAACATGTTCTCCCGGGGAATTAATGGCCTGTTCAAAGGACATTCAGTTTTGCAGAATTATGTATCTCCAGGACGCAATTGTTCGGTCATCTCATCAATGTCAGATTTTTTTGGAGTGCAAATCGCCCGCCCTCTTTATTGTTTCCACCCGAAGTGGTTACTTGTTGGGCATTAATTCAAACCTGCACATATGAAAAGATAAAAAGAAATCTCAAACCTGCAAACCTAGATGCCCCTCCTTTCTCCTAGTAGCATGCTACCTCCGTCCGGCTTTATTGGCCCCTTCATATTTAGAGCCAGACTTTGACTATTCATAGACTATTTAAATATAAATTATATGCTATAAAACAATATACTGTTCGATTTGTATTTGCAAGAACTTTCCGACAATATAATTTTTCTGACATATAGCTTACATTTTGTTCGTTAAATTTTTAGATCAAAAAATTTAACCCAAAATAAGAAGAGGCCTAATAATCTCGGACAAAGGGAGTAGCATGCATGCCGTCCTTCCCCTCCATTATAAAAAGGTTAGTATGCCAACCCGTGCATAGTGCGGCTGATGCGCCATAGCGCTGGATATGTAGGCTAATGGTCTACTAATATGCAATAATTATTCCCTAGCCCACGAAAAGAAAAATTAGTTAACATAGCGCACTCCACGAAATTTTTGTTTATGTGTCATGTATTTAATAAGGAGAGAGGtttttagagtaacataatatatGTTACTATAGCATAGCGGTTCCTGAGAaatgatgagtctacaagctaataaatgaattcATCTGTGAACTACTAAAACGAAGAAAAAAATATAAGATGAGCCTGTAAGCCGGAAAGGAGGAAGCACAATTATGCGCTGTTTATCATTTAGTACCCAGTCACCTTGGGTTACGATCCTCAACCGTTTCTGTACGGTGCAACATGAAAGATGACTTGTGGTGTCGGTCCAAGTGGCAGCCACCGTAACTTTAGTGACGTTGCATACCCGTCCGGAGGTTGAACCACACACAACTATGCATCTCTTTATATTAACGAGGGATGCAGCTCGTTGTATTCTGCGGTTGATATATCTTAATAGTTACACAATCCTACCTCTATTCTCGGATTAATGAATTGTACCTTCTTACTAAACTTCACTAGATGAGCTCTTTTACGAACCTTCTATCTAGGAACACTCCGTATTGGCGCATCTCAGCGacatggagcgagtccagcaggtAGATATTCGTCCCATCCGTCTAGTAAACGTCTCTCCGACATTGAACAGACGCGAACACCGGGGTCATGACGCAGGCGGTGTCCTCGGCCGGCGAGCCGCTTCAACACTAGCGCCAGTGACAGATCACGTCTGCTCTGCTGGGCCGGCGTCTCCAGAGCGGCCACTCTAGAACGGCATGAATACCCGTAGGTGGCGTCGAGCGGGAAAGCGCAGGGGCGAGGAAGAGGGTTTTGAGTGGGTTAGGTTTGTCGGAAACGAGCGTGGCAGTGGTTCGGACGTCCGTAAAGGCCCCCGTTTTGATTACGTTTTGCGGGACGTCCGTGAGGGGCTCACCTCACCTCTAGCCTTCAATTATTTGCCTAGGCGATATTTGCACGTGACGTGACGAGAGAAGCCGGATGTGCCCTGCTCCCGCACGTCCTTAAATACTTGCCACCTCCTCTGTGGATCCTCCATCTCCCAACGCACCGATCAGACTCTCGCCCCGTTTCCTTTGTTCTTCGCTACACCATATTGCACTAGGTAGCTCGCTCAATACATACTACAGTACTACTGTAGTATCCCTCTTCTCTACTTTATCCAATTTATGGTCGTACGTTagttctctcgggttcagttatggAGTAGGATAGGAGTAGAAGGTAGGGGTTAATTTAGTTAAATCCTTGACTATAAGCTGATGAAAGAACCCGGCTTTAACATTCCTCCTCTCTTTAATATTGCATGCAGGAAGACGACTATGGCAGGCAGCAGCAGCATCCCAGCCACCACCGTCCGTGAGATCCGTGTTGTGCAGCGCGCGGACGGGGCCGCGGCGGTACTGGCCATCGGCACGGCGAACCCGCACCACTGCGTGCCCCAGGGCGACTACCCCGACTACTACTTCCGCGTCACCAACAGCGACCACCTCACCGACCTCAAGCCCACCTTCGCCAAGCTATGCGGGATGACGGGCATCGGCAGGCGTTTCTTCCACCACACCGACGAAATGCTCGCCACGCACCCGAACTTGTCCCTCGACGCCCGGCTGGACGTCGTGGCTACCGCCGCGCCGGAACTCGCCGCGTCGGCTGCCGCGAAGGCCATAGCCGAATGGGGCCGTCCGGTGGGCGACATCACCCATCTCGTCGTCAGCACCAACGCGGGATCGCACGCCCCGGGCACCGATGTCCGCTTGGTCTCCCTCCTCGGCCTCCGCCATGATGTCCTGCGCACCGTGCTCCAGCTCAACGGCTGCGCTTCCGGGTGCGCCGCCCTGCGCTTAGCCAAGGACCTCGCCGAGAACAACCGCGGTGCGCGCGTCCTCGTGGCCTGCGTCGAGCTCACTATCACCGCCTTCCGCGGGCCCGACAAGGCGGACTCCTTCGACGCCCTCATCCCCCAAGGGCTCTTCGGTGACGGTGCAGGCGCCGTCATCGTGGGTGCTGAACCCTACGTCCACGAGCGCCCGCTGTTTGAGATGGTGTCAGCTTCCCAGTACGTGATACCAGACACCGAGCACATGCTCACCATGCAGCTCGGCAGCGGTGGCATCGGCGGGACCATTGCCACCGGACTGCCAAGACTGGCGGCGGGCATCGTTGAGCAGTGCCTGCTAGATGC is drawn from Triticum dicoccoides isolate Atlit2015 ecotype Zavitan chromosome 4A, WEW_v2.0, whole genome shotgun sequence and contains these coding sequences:
- the LOC119289826 gene encoding bisdemethoxycurcumin synthase-like yields the protein MAGSSSIPATTVREIRVVQRADGAAAVLAIGTANPHHCVPQGDYPDYYFRVTNSDHLTDLKPTFAKLCGMTGIGRRFFHHTDEMLATHPNLSLDARLDVVATAAPELAASAAAKAIAEWGRPVGDITHLVVSTNAGSHAPGTDVRLVSLLGLRHDVLRTVLQLNGCASGCAALRLAKDLAENNRGARVLVACVELTITAFRGPDKADSFDALIPQGLFGDGAGAVIVGAEPYVHERPLFEMVSASQYVIPDTEHMLTMQLGSGGIGGTIATGLPRLAAGIVEQCLLDAFGDRLAGSGGVVEWNNLFWAVHPGSSVMLDHIVRALRLAPGKLAASRTVVREYGNMLGATVIFVLDEVRRQREDPQGEGAGHDEGWGVMMGFGPGFTVEAMLLHAAT